The candidate division KSB1 bacterium region GTTGACGTCGCCGTGTTCGTGCCGCTCATCATGGTAACCGGAATCGTCGGCAACATCATGCGGCAATTCGCCGCCGTGGTCGTGGTCTCGACTCTGCTCAGCTTACTCGTGTCGTTCACGCTCACCCCGATGCTGGCGTCGCGCTTTGCGATCTTGCAGCCCTTGACGGCCAAATCGGTCATGGGACGGATCGGGCTGTTCTTTGAAGCGATGTACGACCGCTTCGCGAATCACTACTCCGGAATACTCCACTGGAGCCTGCGCCACCGCAAGACCGTCGGAATCGCCACCCTCGTCATGTTCTTCGCGTCTGTGGCCCTGGTGCCGCTGGGCTTTATCGGCGGCGAGTTCATTACGAAATCCGATCGCGGCGAGTTTTCGGTCACCGTTGAATTGCCACTGGGTACGCCGGTCGAAGAGACCAATCGCTTGACCCGCGACATCGAGGAGCGGCTGGCGGCTGTGCCCGAGGTACGAAAACTACTGACCAACGTCGGCACGTCCTCGGAAGGGTGGATCGGTCTAACGTCTCCGCACGCCGCGGAAGTGAATGTGACGCTGGCAGCGCGGAGCGAACGCGAACGAACCACCGCGGAAATCGCGCGCGAGATCAAAGCAATCGTGCGGTCGTTTCCGGGAGTCAAGGTACGCGTGAATGAGATCGGCATCTTCGGCACGGCCGACCAGTCCCCGATCCAATTGGTCGTGAACGGCACGGACTACGACGAGGTTAGAGCCGGAGCCGAGCACTTGGCAACCGTGGTTCGACACGTTCCGGGCGCCACGGACGTTCGGCTGTCGAGTGAGGATGGCAAGCCCGAAACGCGCATCGACTTTGACCGCGAGAAAATGGCCGCTTTAGGTCTCTCCGTCGCCGAAGTCGGGCAGACACTGCGCGTGGCGCTGGACGGCGATGATGATTCAAAATTCCGCGACGGTCCGAACGACTTCGGCATTCGTATTCAATTGGACAGCTATGACCGGTCGCGCACCGCTAATCTCGCGAATTTGACTTTCTTCAACCGCTCCGGTCAGCAGATCGAGCTGCAACAATTTGCGACGATTCAGCAGACCTCCGGGCCGACCAAGCTGTTGCGACGCGACCGAAACTACGGGATCACCGTGCTCGCCAACTCGACGGGACGACCCATCGGCTCGATCGGTCAGGATGTCGCCACCGCGCTCAAGAGCAATCCGCTCCCGGCGGGTGTCGGCATGGCGTACGAAGCGGACTTGAAGATGCAGCAGGAATCGAACTCGAGTCTCGGGATGGCGTTTCTCGCGGGCATCGTATTCACCTACCTGATCATGGTTGCCCTGTACAACTCCTGGATCTACCCGTTCGTCGTTCTATTCTCGATCCCGGTGGCGATGATCGGCGCGCTGCTGGCGTTGGCGCTGACGATGAAGAGTCTGAGTATCTTCTCAATGCTCGGCATCATCATGCTGATCGGACTCGTCGGCAAGAATGCGATTCTGCTCGTGGACCGCGCCAATGTGAACAAGGCCTCCGGGATGCCGACTTTCGCGGCGCTGATGGAGGCGGGCAAGACGCGCCTGCGGCCGATTGTGATGACCACGATCGCGATGATCCTCGGAATGGTTCCGCTCGCGTTGCATTCCAGCGCCGGCGCCGAGTGGAAGTCGGGCCTCGCCGCGGCCCTGATCGGCGGACTCACCAGTTCGTTGCTGTTGACGTTGGTGCTCGTGCCCGTCGTTTACATCAAAGTCGATCAGTGGCGCGAATCCGTACCGGCCTTCTTCGGTCGCCTGTTCGGTCGTCGGATTGCGGTTCGGCCGATCCGTGTAGCGGTCGCCGCCGAGCATACGTCCGTATCCGCGTAACGTTTGTTCACGGAAGCTTGTGACCGGGCCGGCTCAGTGAGCCGGCCCGGTCTTTTCCATGCAAGTTGAGATTGCGGATTGATTTTTGTCGCGGAATGCCGTACCTTGGTAACAACGGCCTAAGCAACGGCTTTCCACCCGTGTCGAACTCCTCAATCACTGCTCATCCCCAGCACTTAACCATTCTCGGTGGCGGCCCGGCCGGGCTCGCCGTCGGCTACTTCGCGGCAAAGCAGCGGCTGCCGTTTACGGTGCTCGAAGCCGGCGAGGTCGTCGGTGGAAACGCGCGGACGATCCGGTACGGCGAGTTCCTGTTCGACACCGGAGCGCACCGGTTCCATGACAAGCATGCAGAGATCACGCGGGAGCTGCTGTCGCTGTTAGGCGAGGACTTGATCGTGGCTTCCGCGCCGAGTCTGATCTTGTGGCGAAATCGGCGGATCGATTTTCCGCTGTCACCGGGGAATCTATTGAGCAAGCTGGGACCGCTGTTGACGGCGCGCGCGGCCGTGGACTACACGTTCTCGCGGAATGCGAATCGCGGCGCAGGCGGTTCGCTCGAAGCGTTGGCTGTCGCGCGCTACGGCAAGACCATCGCCGATCTGTTTCTGCTGCATTACTCGGAGAAGTTATGGGGTCTGCCCGCGAACATGCTCTCCCCGTTTGTGAGCGGTCAGCGTCTGAAGGGCCTGAATCTCACGACATTTCTCGTTGAAGCGCTGCGTGGCCGTCGCGCAAAGACCGAGCATCTTGACGGTAAGTTCTACTATCCGCGCCGGGGAATCGGCATGATCACGGAACGTCTGGCCCAGACCTGCGGCGAAGCGAATATTCGCACGAACGCCCGGGTTACCCGTCTCGTGCACAGCGACCGCCGGATTCGCGCGGTTGAAGTTAATCACCGCGAGCGGATTGAGGTTGACACGGTCGTCACATCGCTGCCGCTCGGATTGAATGCCGGCCTGCTGGACCCGGCACCGCCCGCGCGGGTGATCGAACTGGCGTCGAAACTGAAATTCCGGCATGTCGTGATCCTGATCCTGTTCCTGCACCGCGAGCGGGTGAGCCACCACGCATCGTTATATTTTCCGGAACGCGAGATCCCGTTCACCCGGATCTATGAACCCAAAAATCGCAGCGCGGAGATGGCGCCGCGGAATCAAACGTCGCTGGCGATTGAGTTTCCCTGTGGAATCGAAGACAATCGGTGGCGGATGAGCGCGCAAGAGCTCGCGGATCTCGCCATTCCCATCCTCGAAAGCAAGCGATTGATCACGCGGGCTGATGTCTTCGACGCGACGATCCATAGAATCCCGTTTGCCTATCCGATTCTGGCCTGCGGCATCGAAGGTAGCGTTCGCGAACTGGTCGATTATCTGAGCGTTTTCGAGAATTTGCAGCCGGTGGGACGCAACGGCCTGTTCAACTACACACACATCCACGACTTGCTCGAAGCGGGGCGGCTGTTGATCGACGCGCCGCGCAGCAAGGCAACGGTTTCGTCCGGCTAAACGCCGGTGAAAGATCTCGCCTTCCAGCCTGAGCGACGCCGCTCAGGCTTTTTGTGTCGCGGCGGTTAGCGGCGAACCATCGAGGCGGAGTAGATCCAGAGCGAGACC contains the following coding sequences:
- a CDS encoding FAD-dependent oxidoreductase translates to MSNSSITAHPQHLTILGGGPAGLAVGYFAAKQRLPFTVLEAGEVVGGNARTIRYGEFLFDTGAHRFHDKHAEITRELLSLLGEDLIVASAPSLILWRNRRIDFPLSPGNLLSKLGPLLTARAAVDYTFSRNANRGAGGSLEALAVARYGKTIADLFLLHYSEKLWGLPANMLSPFVSGQRLKGLNLTTFLVEALRGRRAKTEHLDGKFYYPRRGIGMITERLAQTCGEANIRTNARVTRLVHSDRRIRAVEVNHRERIEVDTVVTSLPLGLNAGLLDPAPPARVIELASKLKFRHVVILILFLHRERVSHHASLYFPEREIPFTRIYEPKNRSAEMAPRNQTSLAIEFPCGIEDNRWRMSAQELADLAIPILESKRLITRADVFDATIHRIPFAYPILACGIEGSVRELVDYLSVFENLQPVGRNGLFNYTHIHDLLEAGRLLIDAPRSKATVSSG
- a CDS encoding efflux RND transporter permease subunit, translating into MSITELSIKRPTLVIVGFTILMLLGAFGYTQLNYELLPKITPPVITITTVYPGASPSEVENSVTKVLEDAVSGLDKVDALYAQSQEGASLLTVNFEQSADIDKALSDAQREISQVQSRLPDGIKAPIIDRFALDEFPVLRVAMTGTLPGTQFYQLLKDKVQPRLARLAGVGQVTLIGGEEREIRIALDAQKIRANNLSILQVTQAIKSANLDIPTGKVNDTDGEYIVRLAGKFASVDDLRTLVVAEARDGSRIHLAEIAEVHDGTKEIATYSRLNGVDAVTVQIFKQSDANQLEVSRLARAELVNLEQDFKAIGLKADIAQDGSTFTVDAANAVKQDLSVAILLVALVMLAFLHSVRNSLIVMVAIPASLISTIFAMFLLGYTLNLMTLLAMSLVIGILVDDSIVVLENIYHHMEKGEDRRQASVTGRSEIGFAALAITLVDVAVFVPLIMVTGIVGNIMRQFAAVVVVSTLLSLLVSFTLTPMLASRFAILQPLTAKSVMGRIGLFFEAMYDRFANHYSGILHWSLRHRKTVGIATLVMFFASVALVPLGFIGGEFITKSDRGEFSVTVELPLGTPVEETNRLTRDIEERLAAVPEVRKLLTNVGTSSEGWIGLTSPHAAEVNVTLAARSERERTTAEIAREIKAIVRSFPGVKVRVNEIGIFGTADQSPIQLVVNGTDYDEVRAGAEHLATVVRHVPGATDVRLSSEDGKPETRIDFDREKMAALGLSVAEVGQTLRVALDGDDDSKFRDGPNDFGIRIQLDSYDRSRTANLANLTFFNRSGQQIELQQFATIQQTSGPTKLLRRDRNYGITVLANSTGRPIGSIGQDVATALKSNPLPAGVGMAYEADLKMQQESNSSLGMAFLAGIVFTYLIMVALYNSWIYPFVVLFSIPVAMIGALLALALTMKSLSIFSMLGIIMLIGLVGKNAILLVDRANVNKASGMPTFAALMEAGKTRLRPIVMTTIAMILGMVPLALHSSAGAEWKSGLAAALIGGLTSSLLLTLVLVPVVYIKVDQWRESVPAFFGRLFGRRIAVRPIRVAVAAEHTSVSA